The Musa acuminata AAA Group cultivar baxijiao chromosome BXJ2-2, Cavendish_Baxijiao_AAA, whole genome shotgun sequence genome has a segment encoding these proteins:
- the LOC103975660 gene encoding uncharacterized protein LOC103975660 isoform X2 yields the protein MPRNMSRTLARQPVIFVRHRHYRSLIACRRRQRAMAAHPRRYSCETAAETLQWMNAIADFIRPYKPLLDAHVVNFFKDRLWELVDDQWMDCLRKESVEALLKLPSGSAQEYWPDSLKQFLCNLRFLVLPRERELMHQMLPNLHVASLGTVLAQGMNLKKKHEVEILAAVVSWIAHDSGAETIIDVGSGQGYLAQALSFQYQHPVIAIDASLHHANVTNARAERIKKHYAAKKSSPHLKVPRTITCNILSSEALTDLSITSLCEDNTEESTGRGNKSEFGDSESSKPSVAKAINLYNKQQHSSAFFVLAGLHACGDLSVNMLRSFVGCEHVRALIGIGCCYNLLSEDCLEKTDNSCGFPISNAAKLSSLVLGKNARDLACQSAERWRILTADAALQNFDVHALRAAFQLVLDKYFPEILVSSPSIGRQGKALRRQQCRRLRESELCCKDDRCSFFEVSGKLSYSNAKGCQEFDVEGSNNYLLFKEFCKSGLTRLGCMFSEDIDLLEIWKEAQPYTEFIGPFWALRAALGPLVESYILLHRLLFLQEQGNSVEAFLFPIFDPTLSPRNIAVIARRK from the exons ATGCCACGTAACATGAGCCGAACGCTTGCTCGGCAGCCCGTTATATTTGTTCGGCATCGCCACTACCGCTCGCTCATTGCTTGCAGACGGCGGCAGAGGGCGATGGCCGCACACCCTCGCCGCTATTCTTGCGAGACCGCGGCTGAAACCCTACAATGGATGAACGCCATCGCTGATTTCATCCGCCCCTACAAGCCCCTCCTCGACGCCCACGTCGTCAATTTCTTCAAG GATAGGTTGTGGGAGTTGGTGGACGACCAGTGGATGGATTGCCTCCGGAAAGAATCTGTGGAGGCTCTCTTGAAGTTGCCGTCTGGTTCTGCTCAG GAATACTGGCCCGATTCACTTAAACAATTTCTGTGCAACTTAAGGTTCCTCGTCCTTCCGCGGGAGCGAGAATTGATGCACCAG ATGTTACCTAATTTGCATGTAGCTTCACTGGGTACTGTTCTTGCTCAAGGCATGAATTTGAAGAAAAAGCATGAA GTGGAGATACTTGCTGCAGTTGTCAGTTGGATTGCGCATGATTCTGGAGCAGAAACAATTATTGATGTTGGTTCTGGTCAG GGTTATCTTGCTCAAGCGCTATCGTTTCAATATCAACATCCTGTCATAGCAATTGATGCTTCTTTGCACCATGCAAATGTTACAAATGCCCGGGCAGAGAGAATTAAAAAGCATTATGCAGCTAAAAAGT CAAGCCCACATCTCAAAGTGCCTCGGACCATCACTTGCAATATTCTCTCAAGTGAAGCACTAACAGATTTAAGTATCACTTCTTTATGTGAGGACAATACTGAAGAATCAACGGGACGTGGTAATAAATCTGAATTTGGTGACTCTGAAAGTTCAAAGCCAAGCGTTGCTAAAGCaattaatttatataataaacaacAGCACAGTAGTGCCTTTTTCGTTCTTGCCGGACTCCATGCTTGTGGTGACCTCTCAGTGAACATGCTTAG GTCCTTTGTCGGCTGCGAACATGTTAGAGCTTTAATTGGCATTGGTTGTTGTTACAACTTACTTTCTGAAGACTGTTTAGAGAAGACTGACAACTCATGTGGCTTCCCAATCAGTAATGCTGCTAAACTGTCTAGTCTAGTCCTTGGAAAAAATGCGCGTGATCTTGCTTGTCAG AGTGCTGAAAGATGGCGAATTCTTACTGCAGATGCCGCCCTTCAAAATTTTGATGTACATGCCCTTCGTGCTGCCTTTCAACTG GTTTTGGACAAATACTTTCCAGAAATTTTAGTGTCAAGTCCATCAATTGGTCGACAAGGGAAAGCTCTACGACGCCAACAGTGTAGGAGACTTCGAGAATCTGAACTGTGCTGTAAAG ATGACAGGTGTAGCTTTTTTGAAGTATCAGGAAAATTGAGTTACAGTAATGCCAAGGGATGCCAAGAGTTTGATGTTGAGGGATCCAACAATTATTTGCTTTTTAAAGAGTTCTGCAAGTCTGGACTAACTCGCCTTGGGTGTATGTTCTCTGAGGATATTGATCTACTGGAGATATGGAAGGAAGCCCAACCTTATACT GAATTTATAGGTCCTTTTTGGGCTCTCCGTGCAGCTCTAGGGCCACTGGTGGAGAGTTACATTTTGCTTCATAGGTTATTGTTCTTGCAAGAACAAGGAAATTCTGTGGAAGCGTTTTTGTTCCCTATTTTTGATCCTACTTTATCACCTAGAAACATAGCAGTAATTGCTCGAAGAAAGTGA
- the LOC103975660 gene encoding uncharacterized protein LOC103975660 isoform X1, protein MPRNMSRTLARQPVIFVRHRHYRSLIACRRRQRAMAAHPRRYSCETAAETLQWMNAIADFIRPYKPLLDAHVVNFFKDRLWELVDDQWMDCLRKESVEALLKLPSGSAQEYWPDSLKQFLCNLRFLVLPRERELMHQMLPNLHVASLGTVLAQGMNLKKKHEVEILAAVVSWIAHDSGAETIIDVGSGQGYLAQALSFQYQHPVIAIDASLHHANVTNARAERIKKHYAAKNSASPHLKVPRTITCNILSSEALTDLSITSLCEDNTEESTGRGNKSEFGDSESSKPSVAKAINLYNKQQHSSAFFVLAGLHACGDLSVNMLRSFVGCEHVRALIGIGCCYNLLSEDCLEKTDNSCGFPISNAAKLSSLVLGKNARDLACQSAERWRILTADAALQNFDVHALRAAFQLVLDKYFPEILVSSPSIGRQGKALRRQQCRRLRESELCCKDDRCSFFEVSGKLSYSNAKGCQEFDVEGSNNYLLFKEFCKSGLTRLGCMFSEDIDLLEIWKEAQPYTEFIGPFWALRAALGPLVESYILLHRLLFLQEQGNSVEAFLFPIFDPTLSPRNIAVIARRK, encoded by the exons ATGCCACGTAACATGAGCCGAACGCTTGCTCGGCAGCCCGTTATATTTGTTCGGCATCGCCACTACCGCTCGCTCATTGCTTGCAGACGGCGGCAGAGGGCGATGGCCGCACACCCTCGCCGCTATTCTTGCGAGACCGCGGCTGAAACCCTACAATGGATGAACGCCATCGCTGATTTCATCCGCCCCTACAAGCCCCTCCTCGACGCCCACGTCGTCAATTTCTTCAAG GATAGGTTGTGGGAGTTGGTGGACGACCAGTGGATGGATTGCCTCCGGAAAGAATCTGTGGAGGCTCTCTTGAAGTTGCCGTCTGGTTCTGCTCAG GAATACTGGCCCGATTCACTTAAACAATTTCTGTGCAACTTAAGGTTCCTCGTCCTTCCGCGGGAGCGAGAATTGATGCACCAG ATGTTACCTAATTTGCATGTAGCTTCACTGGGTACTGTTCTTGCTCAAGGCATGAATTTGAAGAAAAAGCATGAA GTGGAGATACTTGCTGCAGTTGTCAGTTGGATTGCGCATGATTCTGGAGCAGAAACAATTATTGATGTTGGTTCTGGTCAG GGTTATCTTGCTCAAGCGCTATCGTTTCAATATCAACATCCTGTCATAGCAATTGATGCTTCTTTGCACCATGCAAATGTTACAAATGCCCGGGCAGAGAGAATTAAAAAGCATTATGCAGCTAAAAA TTCAGCAAGCCCACATCTCAAAGTGCCTCGGACCATCACTTGCAATATTCTCTCAAGTGAAGCACTAACAGATTTAAGTATCACTTCTTTATGTGAGGACAATACTGAAGAATCAACGGGACGTGGTAATAAATCTGAATTTGGTGACTCTGAAAGTTCAAAGCCAAGCGTTGCTAAAGCaattaatttatataataaacaacAGCACAGTAGTGCCTTTTTCGTTCTTGCCGGACTCCATGCTTGTGGTGACCTCTCAGTGAACATGCTTAG GTCCTTTGTCGGCTGCGAACATGTTAGAGCTTTAATTGGCATTGGTTGTTGTTACAACTTACTTTCTGAAGACTGTTTAGAGAAGACTGACAACTCATGTGGCTTCCCAATCAGTAATGCTGCTAAACTGTCTAGTCTAGTCCTTGGAAAAAATGCGCGTGATCTTGCTTGTCAG AGTGCTGAAAGATGGCGAATTCTTACTGCAGATGCCGCCCTTCAAAATTTTGATGTACATGCCCTTCGTGCTGCCTTTCAACTG GTTTTGGACAAATACTTTCCAGAAATTTTAGTGTCAAGTCCATCAATTGGTCGACAAGGGAAAGCTCTACGACGCCAACAGTGTAGGAGACTTCGAGAATCTGAACTGTGCTGTAAAG ATGACAGGTGTAGCTTTTTTGAAGTATCAGGAAAATTGAGTTACAGTAATGCCAAGGGATGCCAAGAGTTTGATGTTGAGGGATCCAACAATTATTTGCTTTTTAAAGAGTTCTGCAAGTCTGGACTAACTCGCCTTGGGTGTATGTTCTCTGAGGATATTGATCTACTGGAGATATGGAAGGAAGCCCAACCTTATACT GAATTTATAGGTCCTTTTTGGGCTCTCCGTGCAGCTCTAGGGCCACTGGTGGAGAGTTACATTTTGCTTCATAGGTTATTGTTCTTGCAAGAACAAGGAAATTCTGTGGAAGCGTTTTTGTTCCCTATTTTTGATCCTACTTTATCACCTAGAAACATAGCAGTAATTGCTCGAAGAAAGTGA